A region from the Microcella frigidaquae genome encodes:
- a CDS encoding IS3 family transposase, whose product MPKPYPIEFRQDVVRVARSREPGVTLEQIAADFGVHPMTLSKWLSRADVEDGVKPGVTSEQSAELREANKRIRLLEQEAEVLRRALAYVSQGSLPGKGSTRS is encoded by the coding sequence ATGCCCAAGCCCTATCCGATCGAGTTCCGCCAGGACGTCGTGCGGGTCGCCCGTAGCCGCGAGCCCGGCGTCACCTTGGAACAGATCGCCGCCGATTTCGGCGTTCACCCGATGACGCTGTCGAAGTGGTTGAGCCGTGCTGATGTGGAAGACGGCGTGAAGCCGGGCGTCACGAGTGAGCAGTCGGCGGAGCTGCGGGAGGCGAACAAACGCATTCGTCTGCTGGAGCAAGAAGCTGAGGTGCTGCGTCGCGCGTTAGCGTATGTCTCCCAGGGCTCCCTGCCGGGAAAAGGTTCTACCCGCTCGTAA
- a CDS encoding SHOCT domain-containing protein — protein sequence MRTSAMALRRTGAKVQKGTIMMWGYGYDGWAWMWVVGSLFVIGVVVLVVVLVRNSTAGTSRGNPPVAMTPTPRQILDERFARGELTTDEYRERVETLGGTP from the coding sequence GTGCGTACCAGTGCGATGGCACTGCGGCGCACCGGCGCAAAAGTTCAGAAGGGCACGATCATGATGTGGGGATACGGATACGACGGCTGGGCTTGGATGTGGGTTGTCGGCAGTCTCTTCGTCATCGGGGTCGTGGTTCTCGTGGTGGTTCTGGTCCGCAATTCGACGGCCGGAACGAGCAGGGGCAACCCGCCTGTAGCGATGACGCCGACGCCGCGACAGATTCTCGATGAGCGGTTCGCCCGGGGCGAGTTGACCACCGACGAATACCGTGAACGCGTTGAAACTCTGGGCGGTACGCCCTAG
- a CDS encoding cytochrome c oxidase assembly protein, which translates to MSLVNTPLPPPGLGEFLGVSATSSFVMPIAAAVLAVAYLMAAVGLWVRGRRWSIARTISFIVGCVLVALTTGLSLDDYSQVMLSVFMFEQLTLMMLVPPLLVLGSPIRLMLRSVPHRGLGRLVLVAGLSSLRSRLLRWVLHPVVSVLLFLLLFYGLYLGDLVDPILALPAGHVSLEVVFLVAGILFAIPIVSDDPVPIRMTYPARALDLSAEVALHAFFGVFLMISPTLITDHFANPPASLAIDPLVDQGIAGGLAWSYGEGPTVLILLYILHRWFRDDTRKAEAADVRADQFGDPDLDAYNDYLARLRGRGHKREHSGRGGDDLRVNDTDSSPTPKGGPQ; encoded by the coding sequence ATGAGTCTCGTGAACACACCTTTGCCTCCACCCGGCTTGGGGGAGTTCCTCGGCGTGTCTGCGACCTCGTCGTTCGTCATGCCGATTGCGGCAGCGGTGTTGGCCGTGGCGTACCTCATGGCCGCGGTAGGGCTGTGGGTGCGCGGCCGGCGCTGGTCTATTGCCCGCACGATCTCGTTCATCGTCGGGTGCGTTCTGGTCGCCCTCACGACGGGCTTGTCCCTTGACGACTACAGCCAGGTCATGCTTTCAGTGTTCATGTTTGAGCAACTGACGCTCATGATGCTGGTGCCGCCGCTGCTCGTGCTCGGCTCACCCATCCGCCTCATGCTGCGAAGTGTGCCGCACCGCGGCCTTGGCAGGCTCGTTCTCGTTGCGGGGCTCTCCTCGCTTCGCAGCAGGCTGCTCCGGTGGGTGCTTCACCCTGTCGTGAGCGTGCTGTTGTTCCTGTTGCTCTTTTACGGTCTCTACCTCGGCGACCTCGTCGACCCGATTCTCGCGTTGCCCGCCGGTCATGTGTCGCTCGAAGTGGTGTTCTTGGTGGCGGGCATCCTGTTCGCCATTCCCATCGTGAGCGATGATCCTGTGCCGATTCGCATGACCTACCCCGCCCGGGCTCTCGATCTCTCGGCCGAAGTGGCGCTTCACGCCTTCTTCGGAGTGTTTCTGATGATCAGCCCGACCCTGATCACCGACCACTTTGCGAATCCGCCGGCATCCCTCGCGATCGATCCGCTTGTCGACCAGGGCATCGCGGGCGGCTTGGCATGGTCGTACGGCGAGGGCCCGACCGTACTGATTCTGCTGTACATCTTGCACCGGTGGTTTCGCGATGACACACGAAAAGCAGAGGCGGCGGATGTCCGCGCCGACCAATTCGGAGACCCCGACCTCGACGCCTACAACGACTACTTGGCGCGCCTCCGTGGTCGCGGGCACAAACGAGAACATTCCGGCCGTGGCGGGGACGATCTGCGTGTGAACGACACTGATTCCTCACCGACTCCGAAAGGCGGCCCACAGTGA
- a CDS encoding IS256 family transposase, with protein sequence MALNQSALLQLLAELKLTDTTDRIRQMTERLYQELIDAEAASVIGAGPYERTAERVATRNGARLRTLSTTAGDLELRIPKLRAGSFFPSLLERRRRVDQALFAVVMEAYLHGVSTRKVDDLVKALGADTGISKSEVSRICAGLDATVAAFRDRSLSQIAYPYVFLDATYCKVRIDGRVVSQAVVVAIGITADGHRQVLGFDVGDSETEEFWKAFLRSLKARGLSGVKLVISDAHAGLKAAIAVVVQGAAWQRCRVHFMRNVLTVLPKGRQEMVASIIRTIFAQPDAEHIDAQFEEVARMIDRVHPKAAQMLHDARADVLAFKHFPARHWRQIWSTNPLERLNREIKRRTDVVGVFPNTASLLRLTGAVLIEQHDEWEAGDRRYFSEASMAELTATSSVEDAVMLPEITAA encoded by the coding sequence ATGGCCCTCAATCAGTCTGCCCTGCTTCAGCTGCTCGCCGAGCTGAAACTCACCGACACCACCGACCGCATCCGTCAGATGACCGAACGGCTCTACCAAGAACTGATCGACGCCGAAGCCGCGTCGGTGATCGGCGCCGGACCCTACGAGCGCACCGCCGAGCGCGTTGCGACTCGCAACGGGGCGAGGTTGCGCACCCTGTCGACCACTGCGGGAGATCTGGAGTTGCGGATCCCGAAGCTGCGGGCCGGCAGTTTCTTTCCGTCGTTGTTGGAGCGGCGCCGCCGGGTCGATCAGGCGCTGTTCGCCGTGGTGATGGAGGCCTACCTGCACGGCGTCTCCACCCGCAAGGTTGACGATCTGGTCAAGGCGCTCGGCGCCGACACGGGCATCTCGAAGTCCGAGGTGTCTCGCATCTGCGCCGGCCTGGACGCGACGGTTGCGGCATTCCGCGACCGATCCCTGTCTCAGATCGCCTACCCCTACGTCTTCTTGGACGCCACCTATTGCAAGGTTCGCATCGACGGGCGGGTGGTGTCTCAAGCGGTTGTGGTCGCGATCGGGATCACCGCTGACGGGCACCGTCAGGTGCTCGGCTTTGACGTGGGCGACAGCGAAACGGAGGAGTTCTGGAAAGCGTTCCTGCGATCGTTGAAAGCTCGAGGGCTTTCCGGGGTGAAGCTGGTGATCTCCGACGCGCACGCGGGTTTGAAAGCAGCTATCGCGGTGGTGGTGCAGGGAGCGGCCTGGCAGCGGTGCCGCGTGCATTTCATGCGCAACGTGCTCACCGTCCTGCCTAAGGGTCGGCAGGAGATGGTGGCCTCGATCATCCGCACGATCTTCGCCCAACCCGACGCTGAGCATATTGACGCGCAGTTCGAGGAGGTTGCTCGCATGATCGACCGCGTTCACCCCAAGGCTGCCCAGATGCTCCACGATGCCCGAGCCGACGTGCTGGCGTTCAAGCACTTCCCCGCCCGGCATTGGCGGCAGATCTGGTCGACGAATCCGCTGGAACGGCTGAACCGTGAGATCAAACGTCGCACCGACGTCGTCGGAGTGTTCCCGAACACTGCCAGCCTGCTGCGCCTGACCGGCGCCGTTTTGATCGAGCAGCACGACGAATGGGAAGCTGGCGACCGCCGTTACTTTTCCGAAGCGTCCATGGCCGAACTCACCGCCACCAGCTCGGTCGAGGACGCGGTGATGCTGCCCGAGATCACGGCCGCCTAG
- a CDS encoding DsbA family protein codes for MLSSTNVKISLALSGAILLVVIAFIFVAVMQAPSPAAAPGQERPSQTTESVLQADTHILDNAGEGAVTLVEFLDFECEACGAFYPVVEDLREEFAGEVTFAFRYFPLPGHTNSVNAAIAVEAAAQQGRLEDMFARMYETQIEWGESQESKAALFRQFAGELGLDLVAYDAAVAAPETLERVMADFDAGVALGVQSTPTFFLNDRPVQLSSFDDLRTAIEAELQ; via the coding sequence ATGTTGTCCAGCACCAACGTCAAGATCTCCCTCGCACTCTCGGGTGCGATTCTCCTCGTCGTCATCGCCTTCATCTTCGTTGCTGTCATGCAAGCGCCATCTCCCGCAGCCGCTCCCGGCCAAGAGAGACCATCTCAGACCACAGAGTCGGTGCTCCAAGCGGATACTCACATCCTCGACAACGCGGGTGAGGGTGCCGTCACGCTCGTGGAGTTCCTCGACTTCGAATGCGAGGCCTGCGGGGCCTTCTATCCGGTCGTGGAAGACCTACGTGAAGAGTTTGCGGGCGAAGTGACCTTCGCATTCCGATACTTTCCGCTTCCCGGCCACACGAATTCGGTGAATGCTGCCATCGCCGTTGAGGCGGCCGCACAGCAAGGCAGACTCGAAGACATGTTCGCGCGCATGTACGAGACGCAGATCGAATGGGGAGAATCTCAAGAGTCGAAGGCAGCACTTTTTCGGCAGTTCGCCGGTGAGCTTGGTCTCGATCTCGTCGCATACGACGCGGCGGTTGCCGCGCCTGAGACGCTCGAGCGTGTGATGGCCGACTTTGACGCCGGCGTAGCTCTGGGGGTTCAGTCAACCCCGACCTTCTTTCTGAACGATCGCCCCGTGCAACTGTCGTCGTTCGACGATTTGCGAACCGCAATCGAGGCCGAGCTTCAGTAA
- a CDS encoding o-succinylbenzoate synthase, with protein sequence MDALPELDDVLSRAHVVSVPLVTPFRGVDRREAVLLDGPAGWSEFSPFVEYDDAEASTWLAAALDFGWRDSGAPAVRESIPVNATLPAVPLDRIAHTLSLFGDCRTVKIKVGEPGETLADDVARVGETRRLLGPAGRIRLDANGAWTVDEAEHAVRALEQFDLEYVEQPCASVPELAELRRRIHRIDVLVAADESVRKAADPLAVARAEAADLLVIKAAPLGGIDRALALVAEAGLPAVVSSALDTSIGLAMGAELAARLPALDFDCGLGTAALLADDVVAAPLRPVDGAIAVGRIAADRDALGRLAADPERTAAWRERLTRCHALLAG encoded by the coding sequence ATGGATGCTCTGCCCGAGCTCGACGACGTGCTCAGCCGCGCCCACGTGGTGAGCGTTCCGCTCGTGACGCCGTTCCGCGGCGTGGACCGCCGCGAGGCCGTGCTGCTCGACGGCCCGGCCGGATGGAGCGAGTTCAGCCCCTTCGTCGAGTACGACGACGCCGAGGCGAGCACGTGGCTCGCCGCGGCCCTCGACTTCGGGTGGCGCGACTCGGGCGCACCGGCGGTCAGGGAGAGCATCCCCGTCAATGCGACACTGCCGGCCGTGCCGCTCGACCGCATCGCGCACACGCTCAGCCTGTTCGGCGACTGCCGCACGGTGAAGATCAAAGTGGGCGAGCCGGGCGAGACACTCGCTGACGACGTCGCGCGCGTGGGCGAGACGCGGCGGCTGCTCGGGCCTGCCGGGCGCATCCGCCTCGACGCGAACGGCGCGTGGACGGTCGACGAGGCCGAGCACGCCGTGCGCGCGCTCGAGCAGTTCGACCTCGAGTACGTCGAGCAGCCGTGCGCGAGCGTGCCCGAGCTCGCCGAGCTGCGGCGGCGCATCCACCGCATCGACGTGCTCGTGGCGGCCGATGAGAGCGTGCGCAAGGCCGCCGACCCGCTCGCGGTCGCGCGTGCCGAGGCCGCTGATCTGCTCGTCATCAAGGCCGCACCGCTGGGCGGCATCGACCGCGCGCTCGCGCTCGTCGCCGAGGCGGGGCTGCCGGCCGTCGTGTCGAGCGCCCTCGACACGAGCATCGGGCTCGCGATGGGCGCCGAGCTCGCCGCACGCCTGCCCGCGCTCGACTTCGATTGCGGGCTCGGCACCGCCGCCCTGCTCGCCGACGACGTCGTTGCCGCGCCGCTGCGACCGGTCGACGGCGCGATCGCGGTGGGCCGCATCGCCGCCGACCGGGATGCCCTGGGCCGGCTCGCCGCCGACCCCGAGCGCACCGCAGCCTGGCGCGAGCGCCTCACGCGTTGCCACGCCCTGCTCGCCGGCTAG
- a CDS encoding DUF6804 family protein, with protein sequence MKQRSNPDEPQTVRRIALAPGLVGSVTAILSVFAIGTEWFFVVSFVIAVVALIIGWFAVQSRQWWWLPLPAAIAVVWNPVFPLAFADGVWLPLQYIAAAAFIAAGLSIRVSDDVQR encoded by the coding sequence GTGAAGCAACGATCGAACCCAGATGAGCCCCAGACTGTGCGCCGAATAGCTCTCGCGCCCGGACTCGTCGGCTCCGTCACCGCGATTCTCAGCGTATTCGCGATCGGCACCGAGTGGTTCTTCGTTGTCAGCTTCGTCATTGCCGTGGTCGCGCTCATCATCGGATGGTTCGCGGTTCAGTCGCGCCAGTGGTGGTGGCTGCCTCTTCCAGCCGCGATCGCCGTGGTGTGGAATCCGGTGTTTCCTCTGGCTTTTGCGGACGGGGTCTGGCTCCCCCTGCAGTACATCGCTGCCGCCGCGTTCATTGCCGCTGGTCTCAGCATCCGGGTGTCGGACGACGTTCAACGGTGA
- a CDS encoding vitamin K epoxide reductase family protein has product MEVKTELLEHSAPPGASSVRPLRAFAVMLIVGGVVGWIASTLLLVERIRTLQDPAVTLSCDINPFVSCGALFDRWQASLLGFPNPIIGVAGFVVPVVVGLVLLAGGRFAPWFWRAFVLGHLGAWAFVTWLFVQSTFVIGVLCPYCLVVWAATIPLWWATVVVSLSHGAWGNEATRSAGRILAPHVLTLVFANYAVIVIAIVLEFPAIFAS; this is encoded by the coding sequence ATGGAAGTGAAGACTGAACTCTTAGAGCACAGTGCTCCACCCGGAGCGAGCTCAGTGCGACCACTACGGGCGTTCGCCGTCATGTTGATCGTGGGTGGGGTTGTCGGATGGATTGCGTCAACATTGCTTCTGGTTGAGCGAATCCGAACCCTTCAAGATCCTGCGGTCACACTCTCCTGCGACATCAACCCCTTCGTATCCTGCGGCGCGCTTTTCGACAGATGGCAAGCCTCACTGCTCGGCTTCCCGAATCCCATCATCGGCGTGGCGGGCTTCGTCGTTCCCGTCGTTGTGGGCTTGGTACTGCTCGCAGGGGGACGATTCGCCCCGTGGTTCTGGCGTGCCTTCGTTCTGGGTCACTTGGGCGCATGGGCATTTGTGACGTGGCTCTTCGTGCAGAGCACCTTTGTCATCGGCGTGCTCTGCCCGTACTGCCTCGTGGTGTGGGCGGCGACGATTCCCCTGTGGTGGGCGACCGTCGTCGTCAGCCTGAGCCATGGTGCGTGGGGAAACGAAGCGACTCGATCCGCCGGAAGAATTCTTGCGCCTCATGTGCTGACGCTCGTCTTCGCGAACTACGCGGTGATCGTGATCGCTATCGTGCTCGAGTTCCCCGCCATCTTTGCGAGCTGA